From a single Cyclobacterium marinum DSM 745 genomic region:
- a CDS encoding LytR/AlgR family response regulator transcription factor, whose amino-acid sequence MKILIIEDEAKAGKALKTMIEKNINSAEVLDILPSVKSALKWFEEHRLPELIFSDIQLSDGLSFEIFRNTEITCPIIFCTAYDEYAIEAFNTNGIDYLLKPIDEDKLSLSIDKYAKLKSYFEGEEAKQKEALIKVEEQISYPGKSTILVYFQDKIIPIKVADVLFFYAKAGIIKVYTSAGKMYHINKTLDELSSELSSYQFFKASRQFIINRECIHSVEQYFGRRLYVKVNIETPEKILISKVSTSMFLNWLSS is encoded by the coding sequence GAAAAAAACATAAATTCTGCTGAGGTATTGGACATTTTACCTTCGGTAAAATCTGCACTCAAGTGGTTTGAAGAGCACCGTCTGCCGGAACTTATCTTCTCTGATATCCAACTTTCCGATGGCTTGTCTTTTGAAATATTCAGAAATACAGAAATCACCTGTCCGATTATATTTTGTACCGCTTATGATGAATATGCGATTGAGGCATTCAATACCAATGGCATTGATTACTTGTTAAAACCCATTGACGAAGATAAATTATCACTATCTATAGACAAATATGCTAAGCTAAAATCTTATTTTGAAGGGGAAGAAGCAAAGCAAAAGGAAGCGCTAATTAAGGTAGAGGAACAAATTTCCTATCCGGGTAAATCCACTATTCTGGTCTATTTTCAAGACAAAATTATCCCCATTAAAGTGGCAGATGTATTATTTTTCTATGCTAAAGCAGGGATTATTAAGGTGTATACTTCTGCTGGGAAAATGTATCACATTAACAAGACACTCGATGAGTTGAGCTCAGAATTGTCCTCCTATCAGTTCTTTAAAGCTAGTCGTCAGTTTATTATCAACCGAGAATGCATTCATTCCGTGGAACAGTACTTTGGGCGAAGGTTGTATGTCAAGGTAAATATAGAAACACCCGAAAAAATCCTTATCAGTAAAGTAAGTACTTCTATGTTTTTGAATTGGTTATCCTCCTAG